Proteins co-encoded in one Halococcoides cellulosivorans genomic window:
- the argS gene encoding arginine--tRNA ligase, with the protein MYRSLRAEFTEAISTALDGLGYDVDDPGIEHPPEGVAAEVASSVAYRLAESAGAPPPQVASEIADATAPDEYEYLGRVTSQGPYVNAVPAPAYDAATVAAARDDDYGTLPATDESVVVEHTSANPTGPVHVGRARNPILGDALARVLSAAGHDVETNYYVNDAGRQIALFTWAFDRFDESDLPDPERESPEYDMVRYYRAGNDFLESADPEAQAAAEDEIEAILQGLESGDDATYERVERVVDTVLEGMTDTLERLPVTFDRFVKETQFMRDGSTDDVIDRLRDSEYSVHEEGAWQLDFPDIEKNLVFVRSDGTSLYSTRDLAHHEWKLANFDRAVTVLGEDHKLQAEQITAALDLLGQDTDRLDQVFYSWVNLPEGGMSTREGTGVDLDDLLDESIERARAEVEDRLADRLRDDDLDEADLDRIAHQVGIGAVRFDVVATQPTKGITFEWERALDFEAQSAPYVQYVHARCCGILDAVEAVPDPDAISASALDDPAAIDLVRTIARFPERVETAAERRRPHVIAAYTRTFAETFNAFYRECPVLDAEGDQRAARIALVAAARQTIANALALLGVPAPESM; encoded by the coding sequence ATGTACAGGTCGTTGCGTGCGGAGTTCACCGAGGCGATATCGACGGCGCTCGACGGACTGGGCTACGACGTCGACGATCCGGGCATCGAACACCCCCCGGAGGGCGTCGCGGCCGAGGTCGCGTCGAGCGTGGCCTATCGGCTGGCCGAATCGGCGGGTGCGCCACCGCCACAGGTCGCGAGCGAGATCGCCGACGCGACCGCTCCCGACGAGTACGAGTATCTCGGCCGGGTCACCAGCCAGGGCCCGTACGTCAACGCCGTCCCCGCGCCGGCCTACGACGCGGCGACCGTCGCGGCCGCCCGCGACGACGACTACGGGACGCTTCCGGCGACCGACGAGTCCGTCGTCGTCGAACACACGAGTGCGAACCCGACGGGCCCGGTCCACGTCGGCCGCGCCCGGAACCCGATTTTGGGCGACGCGCTCGCGAGGGTCCTCTCGGCGGCGGGCCACGACGTCGAGACCAACTACTACGTCAACGATGCGGGCCGCCAGATCGCGCTGTTCACCTGGGCGTTCGATCGCTTCGACGAGTCAGACCTGCCCGATCCCGAGCGGGAGAGTCCCGAGTACGACATGGTCCGGTACTACCGGGCCGGGAACGACTTTCTCGAATCGGCCGATCCCGAGGCCCAGGCGGCCGCCGAAGACGAGATCGAGGCGATCCTCCAGGGGCTGGAATCCGGCGACGACGCCACCTACGAGCGCGTCGAACGCGTCGTCGACACCGTTTTGGAGGGCATGACCGACACGCTGGAGCGTCTCCCCGTCACGTTCGATCGGTTCGTCAAAGAGACCCAGTTCATGCGCGACGGCTCGACCGACGACGTGATCGACCGGTTGCGCGACAGTGAGTATTCGGTCCACGAGGAGGGCGCCTGGCAACTCGATTTCCCCGACATCGAGAAGAACCTGGTCTTCGTCCGCTCGGACGGCACCTCACTCTATTCGACGCGCGATCTGGCTCACCACGAGTGGAAACTCGCGAACTTCGACCGCGCGGTGACGGTGCTCGGTGAGGACCACAAACTCCAGGCCGAGCAGATCACCGCGGCGCTCGACCTGCTCGGCCAGGACACCGATCGCCTGGATCAGGTCTTCTACTCGTGGGTGAACCTGCCCGAGGGCGGGATGAGCACGCGCGAGGGGACGGGCGTCGATCTGGACGACCTGCTCGACGAGTCGATCGAGCGCGCCCGCGCGGAAGTCGAGGATCGCCTGGCCGACCGGCTTCGTGACGACGATCTGGACGAAGCGGACCTCGATCGGATCGCCCACCAGGTCGGCATCGGCGCGGTCCGGTTCGACGTCGTCGCCACCCAACCCACGAAGGGGATCACCTTCGAGTGGGAGCGCGCACTCGACTTCGAGGCCCAGTCCGCCCCCTACGTCCAGTACGTCCACGCGCGTTGCTGTGGTATTCTCGACGCGGTCGAGGCGGTGCCCGACCCGGACGCAATCTCGGCGAGCGCACTCGACGATCCCGCGGCCATCGATCTCGTTCGCACGATCGCACGCTTCCCCGAACGCGTCGAGACCGCCGCCGAGCGCCGTCGCCCGCACGTGATCGCCGCCTACACCCGCACGTTCGCGGAGACGTTCAACGCCTTCTAC
- a CDS encoding HTH domain-containing protein: MTDSHQSPGRTVEVCLRTDVQGVVAARQSAVLDRVRRLKHRDRIDGMRVRRWGKCVLHPGDVPPGAVDDRAEVVEDIVDAVEGTDLSLSPAFRRSEDTGGRPLLYLPVVGLLVREGDRIVGVYPVSEGDERFTVDDALSAIEDGADPANVERESSVEMPPPLA; the protein is encoded by the coding sequence GTGACAGATTCCCACCAGTCCCCTGGTCGAACGGTCGAGGTTTGCCTCCGGACAGACGTTCAGGGCGTCGTCGCGGCCCGCCAAAGTGCCGTTCTCGATCGCGTGCGGCGTCTGAAACACCGCGATCGGATCGACGGTATGCGGGTCCGACGCTGGGGGAAGTGTGTGCTCCATCCGGGAGACGTCCCCCCGGGCGCGGTCGACGACCGCGCCGAAGTGGTCGAGGACATCGTCGATGCCGTCGAGGGTACTGACCTGTCGTTGTCGCCGGCGTTCCGTCGGTCCGAAGATACCGGTGGGCGACCGCTGCTCTATCTCCCGGTCGTCGGACTACTGGTTCGCGAGGGCGATCGGATCGTCGGGGTCTATCCGGTGAGTGAAGGCGACGAGCGGTTCACCGTCGACGACGCGCTCTCGGCCATCGAGGACGGCGCGGACCCGGCTAACGTCGAGCGGGAGTCGAGCGTCGAGATGCCGCCACCGCTGGCCTGA
- the twy1 gene encoding 4-demethylwyosine synthase TYW1 produces MTPQGATDTIEHLAVQTCGWTDSSLQCEGACYKNGFYGIASHRCVQMTPVQTCNERCVFCWRDHADHSVPEDRIWAGPEDVAEESIERHRRLVSGYGGNEDVPRERFDQSRDPRHVAISLDGEPTLYPHLPGLIEAYRDRGLSTFLVTNGTRPQRLADCSPTQLYCSVDAPDRETFQAVVQPMVSDAWDRLGESLDVMASKDRPRTAIRITLVAGHNDHDPAGYARLIERAAADVVEVKAYMHVGHSRDRLARERMPDHEAVCAFADRIAAHLDHDRRADVAASRVALLARSDPPLETPVPTAD; encoded by the coding sequence ATGACGCCACAGGGAGCCACCGACACGATCGAACACCTCGCGGTCCAGACCTGTGGCTGGACCGATTCCTCGCTGCAGTGTGAGGGCGCCTGTTACAAAAATGGCTTCTACGGCATCGCGAGTCACCGCTGTGTCCAGATGACGCCCGTCCAGACCTGCAACGAGCGGTGCGTGTTCTGCTGGCGGGACCACGCCGATCACAGCGTGCCCGAGGATCGAATCTGGGCCGGCCCCGAAGATGTTGCCGAGGAATCGATCGAGCGCCATCGTCGGCTGGTCTCGGGGTACGGCGGGAACGAAGACGTGCCCCGCGAGCGGTTCGATCAGTCACGCGACCCTCGTCACGTCGCGATCAGCCTCGACGGTGAGCCGACGCTGTACCCGCACCTGCCGGGGCTGATCGAGGCCTACCGGGATCGGGGGCTCTCGACGTTTCTGGTGACCAACGGGACGCGGCCACAGCGTCTGGCCGACTGTTCGCCCACACAGCTGTACTGTTCGGTCGACGCGCCCGATCGGGAGACGTTCCAGGCGGTCGTCCAGCCGATGGTGAGCGACGCGTGGGACCGCCTGGGCGAGAGTCTCGACGTGATGGCGTCGAAAGACCGACCGCGCACGGCGATTCGGATCACGCTGGTCGCGGGGCACAACGACCACGACCCCGCGGGCTACGCGCGCCTGATCGAGCGGGCGGCCGCGGACGTCGTCGAGGTGAAAGCCTACATGCACGTCGGCCACTCCAGAGACCGCCTGGCCCGCGAGCGCATGCCCGATCACGAGGCAGTGTGTGCGTTTGCCGACCGAATCGCGGCCCACCTCGACCACGACCGCCGCGCGGACGTGGCGGCCTCCCGGGTCGCCTTGCTCGCCCGATCGGACCCACCGCTGGAGACGCCGGTCCCCACGGCGGACTGA
- a CDS encoding MarR family transcriptional regulator has translation MSDSEGDEEEGIEDLPPSAKLVYKVLEYNGPLTQKGIVQESMLSARTVRYALERLEDADVVEEDIYFADARQNIYELTVEDTEETDTAVSG, from the coding sequence ATGAGTGACTCCGAGGGGGATGAGGAGGAAGGAATCGAGGACCTTCCGCCGAGTGCGAAACTCGTGTACAAGGTTCTCGAATACAACGGGCCACTCACCCAGAAGGGGATCGTCCAGGAGTCGATGCTGTCGGCCCGAACCGTTCGGTACGCGCTCGAACGTCTGGAAGACGCCGACGTCGTCGAAGAGGACATCTACTTCGCTGACGCCCGTCAGAACATCTACGAACTCACCGTCGAAGACACCGAGGAGACCGACACCGCCGTCTCGGGCTGA
- a CDS encoding EMC6-like membrane protein: MSSEDADADDAEAHVRGVSVTTVATLSGLAGGIVADLVATGAKDPTGVATLFAAILVQVPILRVMGYQIETFDTKDYLYIGFMTFALWFLSWSILLTASL; encoded by the coding sequence ATGTCGAGTGAGGACGCCGACGCTGACGACGCCGAGGCCCACGTGCGTGGCGTCTCGGTCACCACCGTCGCGACGTTGAGTGGGCTCGCGGGCGGTATCGTCGCCGATCTCGTCGCCACCGGGGCCAAAGATCCGACGGGCGTCGCGACGCTGTTCGCCGCCATTCTCGTGCAGGTCCCGATCCTGCGGGTGATGGGCTATCAGATCGAGACGTTCGACACGAAAGACTACCTCTACATCGGATTTATGACGTTCGCGCTCTGGTTTCTCTCCTGGAGCATCCTGCTCACCGCGAGTCTGTAA
- a CDS encoding ribosome biogenesis/translation initiation ATPase RLI: MADDSIAVVDLDRCQPDRCNYECVKDCPPNRTGKECIVRREEAYADRSDREEGDYAGDPDQVWISEEICLGETCGICVDRCPFDAIQIVNLPQELDEAPIHRYGENSFALYGLPAPRDGQVTGILGPNGIGKTTAVRILADELQPNLGQIGDPPAWDAILDEHRGTALQPYLEAIDDEDVSVARKPQYVDKLPDRYGGRTRDLLERADERGVVDELARRVGIAPVLDQDLDTLSGGELQRVALIATLARDADFYFLDEITPYLDIGQRMTAARLVRELAESGDRSMLVVEHDLAILDLLADGIHLAYGQPGVFGVITPPKSTKQGINEYLAGYLESENVRVRDSEITFETHAPRTLTGGKPVVEYPALEKSYGEGEFGLSVEAGTIHEGEVLGVVGPNGIGKSTFAQLLAGRLAPDAGSLDASLDISYKPQYVEIDRQMRVETFLRTITDDVGSSYWTTEIAQPLQLDPIMDQQLPDLSGGERQRVAIAACLSDDADLYLLDEPSAHLDVEQRVRTTTAIRRYAENHDATALVIDHDIYMVDLLSDRLLVFDGEPAEHGHASQPQPMREGMNDFLANLDVTFRRDERVGRPRINKPGSQLDREQKQSGEYYYSE, encoded by the coding sequence ATGGCCGACGACAGCATCGCCGTCGTGGATCTGGATCGCTGCCAGCCCGATCGGTGTAACTACGAGTGTGTCAAAGACTGCCCGCCGAATCGCACGGGCAAAGAGTGTATCGTCCGTCGCGAAGAGGCCTACGCCGACCGGTCGGATCGCGAAGAGGGCGATTACGCGGGCGATCCCGACCAGGTGTGGATCTCCGAGGAGATCTGTCTGGGCGAGACCTGTGGGATCTGCGTCGATCGCTGTCCGTTCGACGCGATTCAGATCGTCAACCTCCCCCAGGAACTCGACGAAGCGCCGATTCACCGCTACGGCGAGAACTCCTTTGCGCTGTATGGCCTGCCCGCCCCGCGCGATGGCCAGGTGACGGGCATCCTCGGCCCGAACGGCATCGGGAAAACGACCGCGGTGCGGATCCTCGCCGACGAACTCCAGCCGAACCTCGGCCAGATCGGTGATCCGCCCGCGTGGGACGCCATCCTCGACGAGCACCGCGGGACGGCGCTTCAGCCGTACCTCGAAGCGATCGACGACGAGGATGTCTCGGTCGCGCGCAAGCCACAGTACGTCGACAAACTGCCCGATCGCTACGGCGGGCGCACACGTGACCTCCTCGAACGCGCGGACGAGCGCGGCGTCGTCGACGAACTCGCGAGGCGTGTCGGGATCGCACCCGTGCTCGATCAGGACCTCGACACCCTCTCGGGCGGGGAACTCCAGCGTGTCGCACTGATCGCCACGCTCGCCCGCGACGCCGACTTCTACTTTCTGGACGAGATCACGCCGTATCTCGACATCGGCCAGCGGATGACCGCCGCGCGACTCGTCCGGGAACTCGCGGAGTCGGGCGATCGGTCGATGCTCGTCGTCGAGCACGACCTCGCCATCCTGGATCTGCTCGCCGACGGGATCCATCTGGCCTACGGGCAGCCGGGCGTGTTCGGTGTGATCACGCCGCCGAAATCGACCAAACAGGGGATCAACGAGTACCTCGCGGGCTATCTCGAATCGGAGAACGTCCGCGTGCGGGACTCCGAGATCACCTTCGAGACCCACGCGCCCCGGACGCTCACGGGCGGCAAGCCCGTCGTCGAGTACCCCGCCCTGGAGAAATCCTACGGCGAAGGCGAGTTCGGCCTCTCGGTGGAAGCCGGAACGATCCACGAGGGCGAAGTGCTGGGCGTCGTCGGGCCGAACGGCATCGGGAAATCCACGTTCGCGCAGTTGCTCGCGGGCCGACTCGCGCCCGATGCGGGGAGCCTCGACGCCAGCCTCGACATTAGCTACAAGCCCCAGTACGTCGAGATCGACCGCCAGATGCGCGTCGAGACGTTCCTCCGGACGATCACCGACGACGTCGGGAGTTCCTACTGGACGACCGAAATCGCCCAGCCGCTCCAGCTCGATCCCATCATGGATCAGCAGCTCCCCGATCTGTCGGGGGGCGAGCGCCAGCGCGTCGCGATCGCGGCGTGTCTCTCCGACGACGCCGATCTGTACCTGCTCGACGAACCCTCCGCGCACCTCGACGTCGAACAGCGGGTGCGGACGACGACGGCGATCCGCCGGTACGCCGAGAACCACGACGCGACCGCGCTCGTCATCGACCACGACATCTACATGGTCGATCTGTTGAGCGATCGCCTGCTCGTCTTCGACGGCGAACCCGCCGAGCACGGCCACGCCAGCCAGCCCCAGCCGATGCGCGAGGGGATGAACGACTTTTTGGCGAACCTCGACGTGACCTTCCGGCGGGACGAACGCGTCGGTCGCCCACGGATCAACAAGCCCGGTAGTCAACTCGACCGCGAGCAAAAACAGTCCGGCGAGTATTATTACAGCGAGTAA